GAGAATGCCGCTTCCGCGTCCCGCCCCTGCACTCACCGCACGTGACACCATCGTCACCGTGGTGAGTGCAGGGGCGTCCGCGTTGCCGCCTCGCTCCGCTGCCCCGGACAGCCTGAAGAAGCCGTGCGGATTGCGCAAAGGGCGCGTTGCACATCTGCGATTGCGAGGCAAGCCGTCGGCGGGAATACTGAATAGTACGGGCAGGGAAGGCCCGGAAGCGCGCTGCGTGTGACCCTATGTGCCGCACGCAGCGTTTCCCTTGCCCGGACACTCGGAACGACAGCTGGAATTCCGGTCGGTGCGTCGGGGTGCTCCGTCGGCGCAATGAGCTGTTGAGGACCAGGCGTTCAGGGTGCGCGAGCCTGGCTAGGCGAAGAGCCGCCTTCGCCTTCCTCATCGAGATCAGCAGGTCAAGAGACCGCATCAGATGATGTCCGAGCCGATGCGGAGGGCGCGAAAGGGAATTGCCCCCCCCGTATCACAGCACCTTCGAGGCCGGCCCTCATAGTGGGGACCAGCCTCAAAGTTGACCCGTGGGGTCGCTAGTAACGGCCTCCGAAACCGAAACCGCGGCCTCGGTCAAAGCCGCGTCCACGGCCAAAGCCGCGTCCACGACCCCGGCCAAAGCGGCCTCCACGTCCACGACCGTATCCACGGCCATAGCCGTAATCGTCCCAGTCGTCGCCATGCCTACGGGGGAACACACTTCGGAAGCTCATCGTGCCTCCTTGACTCTCTGATCGGTCATCCAGCCATCCAGCTGGACCACTCCCCACGCTACGCCGCGACACGAGTCGAAATCAAACGGGAAAAGTCTGAAGGTAAAGGGAAATTTGCCGTTTTTGCATGTACGCAACGTGGCCTCCGGTCGCTCTCTGAATTCCAAGTTCTCCGCCCGTTCGGTCGAATTCCGGCGTCGCGCTCTCATCTCACCACCTACGCTCCAGAATTCCGCATCCGTGGCACGACTGAAGAGCCCAACACCGAATTCCGAGCGCGGTGTTGAGGAAAAGTCAGGCCATGTCGTCGGCACAGGTGACGTCCGCGATCCGTGCTTCTTGAGTCGCCACCACTCAGCGCCTCCGGCGGAGGGGGCGGCAGCCAGGCGCAGTTGCTCACGGACGTCAGTCCGATGAGCTTCGCCAGACGACGCCGCGCCGCTCGTACTCCATGATGGACTCGACGCCGGCGGCGATGGATGGTCCACACTCGCGGGTGATCAACCAGAGCGCCAGATCGATTCCGCTGGTGACACCGCCCGCGGTCACCAGGTTCCCGTCGTCAACGACTCGTGCGTCGATCACCGTGCCTCCCTGGGCGGCCAGCTCGGCCTTGGCGAGGTGGTGTGTCGTGCACGGACGGCCCTTGGTCAAGCCTGCCGCGGACAGCACCATGACTCCTGTGCAGACACCGGCGACGGTGACTTCGGCCTGCTGTGCCCGCACGAGGTTCCGTAAGACCTCTGGATCGTGGATCAGCTGGTCGCCGCCGCCCGGCACGATCAGAACGTCGGTATCGGTGGGCTCCCATGCGGCCGGCACCGTGACTTCGGTGCCGAAGAAGCATGTCACCGTGCCAGGAGCCGAGGGCCGCACCAGTGTCGTCCGTACCCGGCCGCCCGCCCGCTCGGCGTGGCCGAGAACGTCACGCGGCCCGATGAAGTCCTGCTCCTCCACCCCGTCGTACACGAGGATCTGAACGCGTAGCGGCATCGGCTCTGTCTCCTTGGCTGGTGCAGCGTCAGCGGATGCCGCGGACGCTGCGAGGGTCGCGA
This portion of the Streptomyces sp. 2114.4 genome encodes:
- a CDS encoding DJ-1/PfpI family protein is translated as MPLRVQILVYDGVEEQDFIGPRDVLGHAERAGGRVRTTLVRPSAPGTVTCFFGTEVTVPAAWEPTDTDVLIVPGGGDQLIHDPEVLRNLVRAQQAEVTVAGVCTGVMVLSAAGLTKGRPCTTHHLAKAELAAQGGTVIDARVVDDGNLVTAGGVTSGIDLALWLITRECGPSIAAGVESIMEYERRGVVWRSSSD